GCAAAAAGCAATCCCATGCACTGGCTCCGTCGATTCTAGCCGCCTCGTACCAATCGTCCGGAATTTCCTGCAGTCCGGCAAGAAACAACACCATGTTGAATCCCACTGTCCACCACACGGTTGCGATGAGGATGGAAATCCATGCCAAGTTTTTGTCGCTCAACCAAAAAATTTCTTGTTGTACGCCAAGCGAGTGCAAAACGGTGTTCATTAATCCTGTGTAGGGTTGAAGAATAAAGACCCAAATGCTGCTAATTACAGATATGGACAAAATATGAGGCAGGAAGAATCCCGCACGCAAAAACGTCGTCCCTTTCAAACCCGCGTTGACGATGAGTGCCAACAATAAACCGACGACGACGAGTGAAGGCGTGGACAATATAACGAAATAAACGGTATGCCATAACGCTTCCCAAAAATGGCGATCCTGCAGCATTTCCGCATAGTTGGACAAACCGACGAAAACAGGTTCTATGCCGATCGACCATTCATGAAGGCTCATGATGAAGCCCTTGTAAATCGGGTACAGCATAAACCAGATATAGAAGATCAAATAAGGGAGCAGAAATAACAACGCGGCCCCTATTTCCCCTAAGTTCTTTTTCTTCGATTCTGTCGAAATCAAACGGGCACTCTCCCTTCCATACGGGGAAAGACGGGGGTGCTTCCGCTGGAAACACCCCCGTTCCCTTCTATTACTTCGCTAACAAATCGTTCGCGTCTTTCTCGGACTGCGCCAAAATGTCCTTCGCCGTGACTTGCCCGTTCGTCATCAATGTGAAATTCGCCTTCAACATTTCGCCGATCGCGAACGTCTTCTCATGAAGGGGCAAGTAGCTGACATAACTTGCTAGTTCAACGTAATCCGCTCGGTACGGAAGCGCTTTAAACTCAGGGGACTCCAACGCAGCCGGTTTGCTCGGCACATGGCCCGCTTGCGCCCATGTGGCTCCGTTGTCGGCCAGATAGTTGGCGAACTTCGCCGCCGCGACCAATTTCGCGCGATCGTCTTTCGCCTGCGTTGGCACGAACAACGTATGGCTGTCTCCCCATACCGCAGGCTTGTCGTAAATTTGCGGTACCGGCATCACGCCGAATTCTAGATCCGGCACCTTCTCCGTCACGCCGACGTACCAGACGCCGTTAATCGAGAGCGCCGCCTTGCCGCTGTTAAAGATTTCGCCGCCGTTTTTAATGTTCATCGGCCAGAGTTGTTCTTTAATCATCGTTTCGAGCAGTTGAAGCGCCGCAAGACCCTTTTCATTATTGAACGCTGCTTTCGTGCCGTCTTCGCTGATCAGCTGGCCGTTCGCTTGACTATATAACGACCACCACGTCCAGAACGGCTGGTTCCCGGCCGACGTCGTTGCGAAAGGCATCACGTCCGCGGGCACTTTCGATTTGATATCCCGCAAATATTGAAGGAAACCGTCCGGTCCCGGCGGAATGTTCGGCTTGTCGTTCGCGTCGAGCAAGCCGGCGTCGCGCAAAATCTTCTTATTGTAGAACATAATTTGCGCATGCGTATCCAGCGGTACGGCCATATGCTTGCCTTCGCTGATCAGTGCGTTTAAGATATTCGGGTTAAATGAGTTCCAATCGATCCCCGCTTCCTCCGCCACGTCGTCCAAGCTCTCCATGGCGTTGGCGGGAATCAGTTCCGGCAGTTTGCTCGTATGCGCGATCGCTACGTCTGGCCCTTGTTTAGAGGCTACCGCGGTGCGAAGCTTCGTGTAATATTCAGCCGACGGGAAGTTTAACATCTCTACCTTGATGTCTTCTTGGCTTGCATTGAACGCGTCGACCATTGCCTTCATGTAATCTCCGTCGCCGCCGCTCAGCGGGGTCCAATACGTTAAATTTACAGGACCGGCGGGAGTGTTACCGCTTACATTTTTCTCGGTCGTTTCGTTGCTGGAATTTCCGGCAGATGGCTCCGGCTGAGCATTGTTCCCGCCTGAACATGCGGTGAGAACGGAAACGGCCAACAGGAAAGAACCCAGCATTGCACCTACGCTCTTTTTCATGCAAGACCCTCCATATAACAATATTGTTTGTTCCATTACAATATTTATAATAACATCAATAGCTGTTTTATTACAAGTTAATAAATGGCAAAGACACCCCTTTCGGAGTGTCCCTGACAAATTATTTGTTGTTCCCGTATTTAATCCTAAGCAGCAACGCTTGTTCGTAATTGCCGAAGCGTTTCCCGAATAGGTTGATTCCTCCCGCGTTCACGGCGTCCTTCTTCACTCCGAGACGAACCGATACGTACGGCTTGGAAGACAGTTTCAATGCGTCGACGGTGACGTCCGAAATTTGCAGGCCGTCGATAAAGCTTCCTTTTTCGTTAATAAGCCAATGTTTGAGAAGTCCGTACTGTGTATTTCGGGTTGCCCACCAATCTGGAGTCAAGAACCCTTTTTCCCCGCCTAAATCCCCTGGACTGGTCCATGTACCGATTTCCACTCCGTTGATCCATACCGTAATATCCGACGGCCAATCCAGCTTGTAATACGGCGCTTCGGAGCACACCTCCGCGGACAGCTCAAGGTCCTCCGCCACGGCGCCGTACGGGATGCGGTTCGGGAAGCGGTATTCCACATAACCGGTTCGAAACCACAGCAGTTCCGCGTCCTTCCGCGAAGGTTCGAAGAACGATCTAGGGTCGTCCATGATCCCTAGGATGCCGAATTCGCTGAGGAGGCCGCACGTCGGCTCTACTTCGCAATCGGTGTACTCGCCGATGCCCATTTCCATAATAATGTTATTTTCCAGCTGCGGTTCAACCGGTCCAA
The nucleotide sequence above comes from Paenibacillus sp.. Encoded proteins:
- a CDS encoding sugar ABC transporter permease produces the protein MISTESKKKNLGEIGAALLFLLPYLIFYIWFMLYPIYKGFIMSLHEWSIGIEPVFVGLSNYAEMLQDRHFWEALWHTVYFVILSTPSLVVVGLLLALIVNAGLKGTTFLRAGFFLPHILSISVISSIWVFILQPYTGLMNTVLHSLGVQQEIFWLSDKNLAWISILIATVWWTVGFNMVLFLAGLQEIPDDWYEAARIDGASAWDCFLHITIPSLRGVILLIIVLQSIASFKLFGQPWLMTQGGPGTATRPLVQYIYETGLHRSNEMGLASAMSYVLFLVMILFAVIQFKFLSKKD
- a CDS encoding ABC transporter substrate-binding protein, producing MKAMVDAFNASQEDIKVEMLNFPSAEYYTKLRTAVASKQGPDVAIAHTSKLPELIPANAMESLDDVAEEAGIDWNSFNPNILNALISEGKHMAVPLDTHAQIMFYNKKILRDAGLLDANDKPNIPPGPDGFLQYLRDIKSKVPADVMPFATTSAGNQPFWTWWSLYSQANGQLISEDGTKAAFNNEKGLAALQLLETMIKEQLWPMNIKNGGEIFNSGKAALSINGVWYVGVTEKVPDLEFGVMPVPQIYDKPAVWGDSHTLFVPTQAKDDRAKLVAAAKFANYLADNGATWAQAGHVPSKPAALESPEFKALPYRADYVELASYVSYLPLHEKTFAIGEMLKANFTLMTNGQVTAKDILAQSEKDANDLLAK
- a CDS encoding ArsR/SmtB family transcription factor → MRTLQLTLEEALEVCKALTNEHRVQMLKVLNQGPLNVNELSELLGIPFSTAAVNVKKLEDTGLISTEMVPGRGSQKVNTKKYDRIVIHLGPVEPQLENNIIMEMGIGEYTDCEVEPTCGLLSEFGILGIMDDPRSFFEPSRKDAELLWFRTGYVEYRFPNRIPYGAVAEDLELSAEVCSEAPYYKLDWPSDITVWINGVEIGTWTSPGDLGGEKGFLTPDWWATRNTQYGLLKHWLINEKGSFIDGLQISDVTVDALKLSSKPYVSVRLGVKKDAVNAGGINLFGKRFGNYEQALLLRIKYGNNK